A segment of the Scomber japonicus isolate fScoJap1 chromosome 5, fScoJap1.pri, whole genome shotgun sequence genome:
gtttttatgagGTGAAGCAGAATAATGTGTGACATGACCTTTGCAGTAGGCCTGTAGGAGAAAAATGTTTGGGTGTGGCTGATTGTAATTTTTCTTTCGTCTTAACTGTGACCATAAATAACTGTTATTTGCCTGAATGTGGTTAAATAAGCAGTGATTTGTAGAAATCACGTGATATTGAGCAGTAGATTCTCTCTCCCCATTCTATTTGCAGTTGCACACATTGGTCAGCAGGGGGTGTTATAGCTATAGCCTTGGTAGTTTACTGAAATTGATGTGTCACTTTTTCTATAATGACAAAATGCTTATAGAGGAAATATGCTTTTGTCATATGGATATTAGGTAGCTCTATATTTTTTATCACATGTTTGAAGGTCACAGAAGAGATATGCAGATGACCTGCAGATTTGGAACAATGGGGTTATAACACAGCCCATTCTTCATTATCTCAATAGCCAGAGATATTTCCCTGTTGAGTCACGATAGTCTTCACTGCCCATATCCTGTTCAACAGCTCACATGTATTTGAAATGAGAAGATATaaaagtgctgctgctgtttgttttcattgctgttgaaaatattcagattattacagagctgcattttttttttagatctaCACACAATGAAATTACTACCAAAAAAAGACGGAAAAAACCCCAGTGAGATTAactttgttttgtgtatttaaacaaacaaaaataaagccATATATGTAATTGTAATGAAATTAGTAACACATACAGgcagggccggcccgtggcataggcagtataggcaaatgctaagggcgccgtccatccagggggcgccacaaatgggggaagaaaaaaaatgtaacttccactattcttaaaactacttggtatcatgtcttaatatgaagataataagcccacattaatttaactgcatagcaaagcctgttaaataggaatactaataataataatgatgacacgttactttcctaagacgccccccccccccccactaattagactgtacctgctacctgggggaggatggtcgttttttaatgtgaccccaaggcaagctcgacaacaaCATGTCAAAACGCCCtaaactgtctggtgcccaggggaggaaaaaaagaaaagaagaggaggaaaaacgagacaaagacagaggtaacgttacaataaagatgatgtcatgacattatttgtgtgttgcagaacgacgataacgacgttaaccattagcataacatggtttgttgttaaactgttagttttaacgccagttaatgttatggaagagcctaagttggaaaatagtaatgtaactactcccaccttacttcccagcaagcacattttggttgaaaagacgtctatggtaaccggtgaaaagacgttgaaaattggttgaaaagtgaacgtttttttaccggctatatggagacgtttattcaacttttacatagaaaacatatttaccgggaattgctgtatagaaaattcccagcttatttagtgtgcagacatagcctatatagtttcatatttatgatattttattcaacattaaatgctttgaaattacgttttgtttagacgtcatttcacctcctctcatttatagaaaaaacgtcaaaataatcaatagagctacaactgaggtaattatcaaccgacatcaaactaatgtgtgttttgtgacacgttgatgttgtaaccgttttcagacgattgaaaagacgttcagacctcatatcaacctgtttttaaccggaaatcaaacgttgaaattacggtttgtgctcgctgggtttcctcagggtaatgtgtaaatattagatctattcagcatttttattaacatctggttagctaaggttttcttagcttgtaatagtcaatcaaaatgctattccttttccacccttttattatagttgtaagcctagctgtatgttgtgttacagttcatattgtctaaagtgtgtttatagtgttaaactttacatcagtgttaaagtgcacatcattcatgttatagcataacttagcattcccacattctatattatactgcagtttactacttctttgcattctgctaatcagcattttgttgtaatgacaataacattgaatcttatatagtttgcatatcagaaaaagtacattgtatattatacatgtacagtatagtgaacatcatgcatgtatctcttagatttttcatttatattatttcatttcattttattcttgaaatcatattagcctatgtatcatatcatatttattattagactggtgtcacatactcctcttctctcttcagatgcactgttgaggtttctcagtcccacccctgcaaatcttgggccacctccagcatcaagcgctcctcctgttgcctccacctcagcagcaccacccagaagtgatgcagcagcatgtcacttgtttacactttttattttgtgggtatttaaatcttatactttatgtaagctatttatattatatttcatatattcatatcatatttttttgtatttctttctaatttgttctaagtattttgattgggcaattgctttctttaaataaaagaatgtccaagataaagctattcagtttcttgtgagtatgaacaccagcagtggaatttacttcgatgcaaggggggcgccacctaaaatcttgcctagggcgccacattggttagggccgggtctgcATACAGGATTTTACCACCATGTGTTAAAAGCTGGTTAACAAGAGATGTTTACATATAAGAAGAGTTGAATTCGTTAGTTTAAAGTAATGGATAAAAAGTACATGAAAGGCTGAAATAGATAGCTAATGGTATAAATGATTATATATAAATGGCTAAAATAGACACTTATCTTAAAAGAAAGGAATACCAATACATGGTGAGAAGAGATAGCTAAAAGTAATGGACCAATGGTTTATCATATTATAGGTATATAACTAATAGGGTAATACTTGAAATAAACAGCTTAAAGGTTAAAACGTCCAGCTTCTGACATTCTAACAGGTAGCTGAAATTGAAAAGTCAGTAGTATCAAACATATTACAAGATCTAATCCAAATAACattcactttaaaataaagtcaGAGAAACACATTGACAGGTGGTGTGAGTGAAGGGTTACTTGAGGTCATCTAAGAGGGGCTGTGGGGGGTACACCATACAAAAAGGTTAGAAAGCACTGGACAACATGgagaacatgaaataaaaataaatgagttgATTAGTTGATATCGGTAGTTAGCGATTTTTCAAGAATAGACACTGAACCTTTACTAGAGAAAGCTTCATAATGCAGttgtttgcctttttatttcttaataatAAGATCACTTTGGGAACAGTGTatgtcattatttttgacagagAGTAAAGAAGTTAAAACTATTCCTTGTATGAGTCTATATTGTTAATAATCATTCATTTCAGTCTGTCCGTGTAGACCAAAGATTAGGATTGTGAAACTTGACTTGTGTACACATGGAAGGTCATATTCACAGTTGAAATTGTAAAGTAAAGTTGAATTGGAGGTGTGTTTTTTAGCATTAACTGTGGTTTTTGTCTCGTTGCTAGGCTCTGACTCAGAAAAACGTGGAATGTGCCAGAGTTTACGCTGAGAACTCCATCCGGAAAAAAAATGAGGGTCTGAATTGGCTGCGCATGGCATCTCGAGTTGACGCGGTGGCCTCTAAAGTCCAGACTGCTGTCACAATGAAGGCGGTAAGTGAATGCGTCGAGTCAGCTTTCTAGTACATGCTGCCTCTTATTATACATGTACATCTCTTTAGCCAAAGGTTTATTGAGTCTGCTGGATTATAAAGCAACTATTTTCCCTAACCCTTTCCTGTATCACATCATTTCttctattttgtgttttatatattcttatatctttttttcccagGTGACCAAAAACATGGGCCAGGTGACAAAGGCCCTGGACAAAGCTCTGAACTCCATGGACCTCCAAAAGGTCTCTGCTGTCATGGATAAGTTTGAAACCCAAGTCCAGAACCTCGATGTGCACACTTCAGTAAGTGGCTGCACACTATGTGCATTCAtacttgtttatgtgttttcatAAAGTGTTTTGGCCAAGTGTTAGGCGTACTCATCTTCTGTTATAGCTCTAATAAGGACTCAACAAGTCTCATCTGAGTTAAAGCCTTTTAGCGCTTTTTTCCTGTTGGATCCAATCTcagttgtctctctctcaccaacACCAGGTGATGGAGGACTCCATGAGCTCTGCAATGACACTGACCACACCTCAGGAGCAGGTGGATGACTTGATCCACCAAATAGCAGAGGAAAGTGGTCTGGAGGTTATGGACCAGCTCAATCAGTTGCCTGCAGGAGCCACTTCGGTGGGCGCAGAGAGCTCACGCAGTCACGATAAGGAGGACCAGCTGTCTAGACGGTAAGGAACAGTATTGGTACTAGTTAATATGTGAGAGATACTCAAACCGGGGTTATGCAATAGCTGTTTATCTGTCTTGTGTTTCCCTTTGCAAGACATCAAATCTCCCTGCTCTTTACCTGGTAAAACTCTAGTCATTCCCTGGCAGGATAACAAGTAGCACATGAACAGGCAGTGCTGCAATTAGAATAGAGCATGAGGTCAGTAAATTAGATTGCACTGTGAGCTGCTgcccccacaaacacacacacacacaacactactGTCATGGTTGGAAAATCAACAAGACAGATGCACTACCTTTAGCTCAAATAGAGAAACTCAAAGACAAAAGATTTTTCATTGTAAAATGATGAGTGGAAGGACCTGCAGTTTGGGAAGCAGCATGTTTTGATGGTGAACAATACTTTTCACTAGCTTTAAGTTTTAAGTAAAGCTGCCATCTTTATCTGAACAATAATGTCGAAAATCAAATTGCACAGATTTTacaattaaattaatcaaacaaTTAGTTGAACATATCCATTACTTTAATTCTTAGTTGACCAAGAATTGAATATAATAATtgataataatctttatttatatagcacttttcaaaacaaatGTTACAAGGCCCTTCACAGGGCaataaaacagaacagattACAGAGTGGAGAGAGCAAGAATAACTACTAAAAACAGAACAGTGTTAAGGTTATTCAACAACCAATACAATTATAGCATATTAAAGAGACAATTACAGAGATCTAATAAGTggaataaaatcattaaaaaagaaaacaattggCAAAATCCTTAAAACACTGGtggaaaggggaaaaaaatacaaaaattgatgttcacacagaaaacataaatatgtataaaagtATACACACAAATTTGAATAATGAATATTGAATAAACTAATTAGTCGATTATCAATATAGATCgactaactgattaatcaactaattgtgtTACCCACCGAAAAGAATTGATGGGCACTTGTCaccattttcttacattttacaCACCAAGCCTTTAGGTAATGAAAAGAAATCACCTATTTTTACTATATCACAAACCTCAGGAAGACCCCCCCGCTTATAATGATTGTACTGTACAGTGATTTGTTGTctgttgtctgttgtgttgCCATGGTGGTCTTTCTCTCCTAATCAGTAGCTATTTCTGGAAAACATAATTAGGACACTACGCAGAGACCAGCTTCCACACACCAATCTGTCAGTTCCTCATTTAGCAGGTGTTAAAATATgcagctgctgttgttgttatcTCGTTATCGACTGGCAGGATATCATGTAATGACGATGGAAGAAGGGGTTTTTGCTCTACTCATGTCAAAGCAGGCTTACGGACGTTATAACAGCCACTCCAACGACTATAGTTTAACACTGGACCCCAGGTGACTCCAGCGTCTCTAAGGATTGATGTTATAACAGCCAGAAGCACTAACGAACCAAATAGTATTAAGAGTGAAGAAGCCCATTGGTTGAGAGGGAAAGCATCCTCCACTATCTGCAACCCAGAAGTGTAGTAGCCCTTGATTCAGCCCTCCTTGGATAACCATGACCACTGAGAATCTTCAGACCTCAAGCACGCTGACAACTTAAAAGTCCACCACAGCGAATCTAATTAAATCATCAGCAGTAGATAATCTAGAGTAGCTGTAAATGTTTTTGATGTCTTCCACTGGTTTCACCTCCCAccttgctgcagtgatgtagcAGCATACGCCAGCAAGCATTGGTACACTTTGATGTCACCGTCGAGTGTGGTTAGCTTGTTACCAGACTCGTTTACACATTCAAATACGTTGAAAGTATAAGACTGTGCAGATAGAAGTTAACTACGACTCACAAGGTAACATAAACACAATAACTTAAACT
Coding sequences within it:
- the chmp1a gene encoding charged multivesicular body protein 1a; this encodes MDETLFQLKFTSKQLERLAKKAEKESEKEQAKVKKALTQKNVECARVYAENSIRKKNEGLNWLRMASRVDAVASKVQTAVTMKAVTKNMGQVTKALDKALNSMDLQKVSAVMDKFETQVQNLDVHTSVMEDSMSSAMTLTTPQEQVDDLIHQIAEESGLEVMDQLNQLPAGATSVGAESSRSHDKEDQLSRRLAALRN